The proteins below are encoded in one region of Candidatus Margulisiibacteriota bacterium:
- the grpE gene encoding nucleotide exchange factor GrpE produces the protein MAEELQETPKELPPEKSELELTQEELIETKNRLLRALADFDNYKKRSALDREQFVQFANEALITALLPILDGFERALKHKTSAEMTKGLALIKKQLEDVLIKHGVKEIEALGKPYDPNLHEAILNKEHKGPEGVIIEEMQKGYTLHGRVIRPSMVIVSKKGAK, from the coding sequence ATGGCCGAAGAGCTACAGGAAACGCCAAAAGAGCTGCCGCCCGAGAAAAGTGAGCTTGAGCTGACTCAAGAAGAGCTGATCGAGACCAAGAACCGGCTTCTCCGCGCGCTGGCGGACTTCGACAATTACAAAAAGCGCTCCGCGCTCGATCGCGAACAGTTCGTCCAGTTCGCCAACGAAGCGCTGATCACCGCCCTCCTCCCGATCTTGGACGGGTTTGAGCGGGCATTGAAGCACAAAACCAGCGCCGAGATGACCAAGGGGCTGGCGTTGATCAAGAAACAGCTGGAAGACGTGCTGATCAAGCACGGGGTCAAGGAGATCGAGGCGCTCGGCAAGCCTTACGATCCCAATCTGCACGAGGCAATCTTGAACAAAGAACACAAGGGACCGGAAGGGGTCATCATCGAGGAAATGCAAAAAGGGTATACGCTCCATGGCCGCGTCATCCGGCCGTCCATGGTGATCGTGAGCAAGAAAGGAGCAAAGTAA
- the hemW gene encoding radical SAM family heme chaperone HemW has product MTALYVHIPFCKRKCNYCDFVSYAGKEALIDAYVNALVRELGTKELGTGGPETIFFGGGTPTLLEPRHFEQIIKTVAAVFRPPSRNGDLKVAATSEITIEANPGTADKAKLKALRALGINRLSIGVQSFNDRHLTMLGRVHDSATAKRFYQDARAAGFENINLDLIFALPGQTLAEWKADLRQALELDPEHLSVYNLQIEEGTPFAGKFTKADEEVELAMYEAAIDTLTAAGYKHYEISNFAKPGRECQHNLVYWRNGNYLGVGAGAHSHVNGQRWSNPNCLEEYLSRVASHELRVSDPETRDPRPETIFLGLRLLDGLAQEHFNGFEREVKELIADGLLTADGSNYKLTRKGLYLGNLVFAKFV; this is encoded by the coding sequence ATGACCGCGCTGTATGTCCACATCCCCTTCTGCAAACGTAAATGCAACTATTGCGACTTTGTTTCCTATGCCGGCAAAGAGGCGCTGATCGACGCGTATGTCAACGCTTTGGTCAGGGAACTGGGGACTAAGGAACTGGGAACTGGGGGGCCAGAAACTATTTTCTTTGGAGGCGGGACGCCTACCCTGCTCGAGCCCAGACATTTCGAGCAAATAATAAAAACCGTAGCGGCGGTCTTTAGACCGCCATCCCGAAATGGCGACCTGAAGGTCGCCGCTACAAGCGAAATCACCATCGAGGCCAACCCCGGCACAGCCGACAAGGCCAAGCTAAAAGCGCTCCGAGCGCTCGGCATCAACCGGCTCTCGATCGGTGTCCAGTCGTTCAACGACCGGCATTTGACCATGCTTGGCCGGGTCCATGACTCGGCGACGGCTAAACGGTTCTATCAGGACGCCCGCGCCGCCGGCTTCGAGAATATCAACCTCGATCTGATCTTCGCCCTGCCCGGGCAGACGCTGGCGGAATGGAAAGCCGACCTCCGGCAAGCGCTCGAGCTGGATCCCGAACACTTATCTGTTTATAATCTGCAAATTGAAGAAGGAACCCCTTTTGCGGGAAAATTTACCAAGGCGGACGAAGAAGTCGAACTGGCCATGTACGAAGCCGCGATCGATACGCTGACCGCCGCCGGCTATAAGCATTACGAGATCTCGAATTTTGCTAAACCGGGCCGCGAATGTCAGCATAACCTGGTCTACTGGCGGAACGGGAACTACCTCGGCGTCGGCGCCGGCGCGCACTCGCATGTTAACGGCCAGCGCTGGTCGAACCCGAACTGTCTCGAGGAATATCTGTCACGTGTCGCGAGTCACGAGTTGCGGGTCAGCGACCCGGAGACCCGCGACCCGCGACCCGAAACCATTTTCCTCGGTCTGCGGTTGCTGGACGGCCTGGCCCAGGAGCATTTCAACGGATTTGAACGCGAAGTAAAAGAGTTGATAGCTGACGGGCTCCTCACGGCTGACGGCAGCAATTATAAACTGACCAGAAAAGGCCTCTACCTCGGCAACCTGGTGTTCGCAAAGTTCGTCTAA
- the lepA gene encoding translation elongation factor 4, with product MLSKIRNFCIIAHIDHGKSTLADRLLEFTKTIEKRDMRAQVLDTMDLERERGITIKAQAIRMEYNGYVLNLIDTPGHVDFSYEVSRSLAACEGALLLVDATQGIEAQTLANYHLALHSNLTIIPIINKIDLPGAEVEMAKNELVHTLGFRADEILLASAKEGRGIAEIIDAVIARVPPPQGDPDAPLQALIFDSHYDSFRGVIVYLRIVNGTLNKGDKIRLMGTGKEFEALEIGTLRLDLIPRDTLAAGEVGYLIGNIKNIADAHVGDTVTRTKSPAPAALPGYQPIKPMVFCGFYPINGEDYELLKESIEKLQLNDAALFYEPETSTALGFGYRCGFLGLLHLEITQQRLTREFNIGLIATTPNVVYQVNLTNKKVLLIDNPTKLPDLSQIESIEEPYLKVSIFTPADYVGAVMTLANDKRGTFLNLEYLDPKRAVITYELPLAEVIIEFHDLLKSVTRGYASMDYEQVGYRTSDLVKLDILINQEPVDALSFIVHRDRAYYYGKKMTERLVKEIPQHQFSVPVQAAIGGKIIARETIKAKRKDVLAKCYGGDITRKRKLLEKQKEGKKKMKLIGRVEIPQEAFLAVLRLDQ from the coding sequence ATGCTGAGCAAGATCCGCAACTTCTGCATCATCGCGCACATCGATCACGGCAAATCAACGCTGGCCGACCGGCTGCTCGAATTCACCAAAACGATCGAAAAGCGCGACATGCGCGCCCAGGTCCTGGACACGATGGACCTGGAGCGGGAGCGCGGCATCACCATCAAGGCGCAGGCAATCAGGATGGAATATAACGGCTACGTGCTTAACCTGATCGACACGCCGGGCCATGTCGACTTCTCGTACGAGGTCTCCCGGTCGCTGGCCGCTTGCGAAGGGGCCCTGCTGCTGGTCGACGCGACGCAGGGGATCGAAGCGCAGACGCTGGCCAATTACCATCTGGCCCTGCACAGCAACCTGACGATCATCCCGATCATCAACAAGATCGATCTCCCCGGCGCCGAAGTGGAAATGGCGAAGAACGAGCTGGTCCACACGCTCGGTTTCCGGGCGGACGAGATCCTGCTCGCTTCGGCCAAGGAAGGCCGCGGCATCGCCGAGATCATCGACGCGGTCATCGCCCGCGTCCCGCCGCCGCAAGGCGACCCGGACGCGCCGCTCCAGGCGCTGATCTTCGATTCCCATTACGATTCCTTCCGCGGCGTCATCGTCTATCTCCGGATCGTCAACGGCACCTTGAACAAAGGCGACAAGATCCGGCTGATGGGGACCGGCAAAGAGTTCGAAGCGCTGGAGATCGGCACGCTCCGGCTCGACCTGATCCCGCGCGACACCTTAGCGGCCGGCGAGGTCGGTTACCTGATCGGCAACATCAAGAACATCGCCGACGCTCACGTCGGCGACACCGTTACCCGGACCAAGTCCCCGGCCCCGGCCGCCCTGCCCGGTTATCAGCCGATCAAGCCGATGGTCTTTTGCGGCTTCTATCCGATCAACGGCGAAGATTACGAGCTGCTCAAGGAATCGATCGAAAAACTGCAGCTCAACGACGCCGCCCTCTTCTACGAACCGGAGACTTCGACGGCGCTCGGCTTCGGTTACCGCTGCGGTTTTCTCGGGTTGCTCCATCTGGAGATCACCCAGCAGCGGTTGACCCGCGAGTTCAATATCGGGCTGATCGCCACGACGCCCAACGTGGTCTACCAGGTGAACCTGACCAATAAAAAGGTCCTGCTGATCGACAACCCGACCAAGCTGCCCGACCTGTCGCAGATCGAATCGATCGAAGAACCGTATCTTAAAGTCAGCATTTTTACCCCGGCCGACTATGTCGGCGCGGTCATGACCCTGGCCAACGACAAACGGGGAACCTTCCTCAACCTGGAATACCTGGACCCGAAGCGGGCGGTGATCACTTACGAATTGCCGCTGGCCGAGGTGATCATCGAGTTCCACGACCTGCTCAAATCGGTCACGCGCGGCTATGCTTCGATGGACTACGAGCAGGTCGGCTACCGGACCTCCGACCTGGTCAAACTCGACATCCTGATCAACCAGGAGCCGGTCGACGCCCTCTCGTTCATCGTCCACCGCGACCGCGCCTATTATTACGGCAAGAAGATGACCGAGCGGCTGGTCAAGGAGATTCCCCAGCACCAGTTCTCCGTCCCGGTCCAGGCGGCGATCGGCGGCAAGATCATCGCCCGGGAAACCATCAAGGCCAAGCGCAAGGACGTGCTGGCCAAATGCTACGGCGGCGACATTACGCGAAAAAGAAAACTGCTAGAGAAGCAAAAAGAAGGCAAGAAGAAAATGAAGCTAATCGGCCGCGTCGAGATCCCGCAAGAGGCGTTCCTCGCCGTCCTCCGCCTCGACCAATGA
- a CDS encoding S-layer homology domain-containing protein codes for MKQLICLLLAVVLCGSTAMAALDLSEIGVGARPLSLGKAYFALADDASAIFTNPAGLSRNKSLNLVSMGGAMLGDVNYILLGAAENSPLGKFGVGYVNASVGSIPLMQLVGSGPSQEAQQYGATDYTSSLIVFSYGSKLSRFLRGGAGGNVALGASLKLFAQGFTGGGSTMQDATGSGMDADLGMLWDVNPWLNFGLTMQNFLPESFGGKFSWQKNAVTEAIPMVTHLGGRLNMFGPNGARANWDQKLDLLFDLEKSSQNRPTAYHAGVEYWPLDSLALRGGLDQKPRATESGTGVDNNLTAGVGFYFAGFTFDYAYHQFGELSENTTHFFSVGYRGEEQRIQESIKAKAEKRKSTVPQPEIVSKPLLKVFPDVPEAYWARKPIQYLTTLGIMDPYEDGNFYPTKEITRGELAVLLVKAKGFIVGKEIAVRFNDVPLQSYEAPYVSLAVERKYINGFPDGSFKPAKRVTRAEAATILARFSGLYLKPKLLKAPYWDVPVDHWAAPAIAATKDAGLFEYIGDQGFGPKMYLTRAEAAEIIAKTPFAKKKIEELISGGE; via the coding sequence ATGAAACAGCTGATTTGCCTGCTGTTAGCCGTCGTTTTGTGCGGTTCAACAGCCATGGCCGCCCTGGACCTGAGCGAGATCGGCGTCGGCGCCCGGCCGCTCAGCCTGGGTAAGGCCTATTTTGCCCTGGCGGACGACGCCAGCGCCATCTTTACCAATCCGGCCGGCCTCTCGCGCAATAAAAGCCTGAACCTGGTCAGCATGGGGGGCGCGATGCTCGGCGACGTCAATTACATTTTGCTGGGCGCCGCGGAAAATTCGCCGCTCGGCAAGTTCGGCGTCGGTTACGTCAACGCTTCGGTCGGCAGCATCCCGCTGATGCAGCTGGTCGGCTCCGGGCCCAGCCAGGAAGCGCAGCAGTACGGCGCCACCGATTACACTTCCAGCCTGATCGTCTTTTCCTACGGCTCCAAGCTCAGCCGGTTCCTGCGCGGCGGAGCGGGGGGCAACGTCGCGCTCGGCGCCAGCCTCAAGCTGTTCGCCCAGGGTTTTACCGGCGGCGGGTCGACGATGCAGGACGCGACCGGCAGCGGCATGGACGCCGACCTGGGGATGCTCTGGGACGTCAATCCCTGGCTGAACTTCGGCCTGACGATGCAGAATTTCCTGCCGGAAAGTTTCGGCGGCAAGTTCTCCTGGCAAAAGAACGCGGTCACCGAGGCGATCCCGATGGTCACCCACCTGGGCGGCCGGCTGAACATGTTCGGGCCCAACGGCGCGCGGGCCAATTGGGACCAGAAGCTGGACCTGCTGTTCGACCTGGAAAAAAGCAGCCAGAACCGTCCGACCGCTTACCACGCCGGGGTCGAGTACTGGCCGCTGGATAGCCTGGCCCTGCGCGGCGGGTTGGACCAGAAACCGCGGGCGACGGAAAGCGGGACCGGCGTCGACAACAACCTGACGGCGGGCGTCGGCTTTTATTTCGCCGGGTTCACTTTCGACTACGCCTATCACCAGTTCGGCGAACTGTCCGAGAACACCACCCATTTCTTCTCCGTCGGTTACCGGGGAGAGGAGCAGCGGATCCAGGAGAGCATCAAAGCGAAGGCGGAGAAGCGCAAATCGACGGTTCCGCAGCCGGAGATCGTCAGCAAGCCGCTGCTTAAGGTCTTTCCGGACGTGCCCGAAGCCTACTGGGCGCGCAAGCCGATCCAGTACCTGACCACGCTGGGGATCATGGACCCGTACGAGGACGGGAATTTTTACCCGACCAAGGAGATCACCCGGGGCGAGCTGGCGGTGCTGCTGGTCAAGGCGAAAGGGTTTATCGTCGGCAAGGAGATCGCCGTCCGCTTCAACGACGTGCCGCTCCAGTCTTACGAGGCGCCGTACGTCAGCCTGGCGGTGGAGCGCAAATACATCAACGGTTTCCCCGACGGTTCGTTCAAGCCGGCCAAGCGGGTCACCAGGGCGGAAGCGGCGACGATCCTGGCGCGTTTTTCCGGCCTCTACCTGAAGCCGAAATTGCTGAAGGCGCCTTACTGGGACGTGCCGGTCGATCACTGGGCGGCGCCGGCCATTGCCGCGACCAAAGACGCCGGCCTGTTCGAATACATCGGCGACCAGGGTTTCGGCCCCAAGATGTACCTGACCAGGGCGGAAGCGGCGGAGATCATCGCCAAGACGCCGTTCGCCAAGAAAAAGATCGAAGAGTTGATCTCGGGCGGAGAGTAG
- a CDS encoding HNH endonuclease, translating to MAEQVLVLNETQVPINITSWRRAMTMLYKGRAAGVAYNGKMINGALRLPEIIRLVHYVPLPYTKVVLSRKNIYLRDNHTCQYCGKVGCTLTIDHVIPKSRGGEDEWENMVACCARCNNRKGDRLPEEAGLKLIGTPYRPSSTLYLHMTRLHGVPESWYNYFFERN from the coding sequence ATGGCAGAGCAAGTGCTGGTCCTGAACGAAACGCAAGTGCCGATCAACATCACCTCCTGGCGGAGAGCGATGACCATGCTCTACAAGGGGCGGGCGGCCGGCGTTGCCTATAACGGGAAGATGATCAACGGCGCCCTGCGGCTGCCGGAGATCATCCGGCTGGTGCATTACGTGCCGCTGCCGTACACCAAGGTGGTGCTGTCGCGCAAGAATATTTACCTGCGCGACAATCACACCTGCCAGTATTGCGGCAAAGTCGGCTGTACGCTGACGATCGACCATGTCATTCCCAAGAGCCGGGGCGGGGAAGACGAATGGGAGAACATGGTGGCTTGTTGCGCCCGCTGCAACAACCGGAAAGGGGACCGGCTGCCGGAAGAGGCGGGGCTGAAGCTGATCGGCACGCCCTACCGTCCGTCGTCAACGCTGTACTTGCACATGACCAGGCTTCACGGCGTGCCCGAAAGCTGGTATAATTACTTTTTCGAGCGGAATTGA
- a CDS encoding ketoacyl-ACP synthase III, whose translation MASGNAKIIGTGSYVPEIVVESAELEKKYGLRPNQIVEMTGVKSRHFANADQSSSDLALEAAKQAIAAAKIDPKEIDLIIFGSSIGDQAIPTTASRLQKKLGLKNTAAFDVNYTCLSFLLAMDIAKNYISIGKYKNILIAAAELTSKVINWREGESRFLLGDGAGSVVVSRADEGDKSAINSAYFKTDSTHDHLIHIEGYGNRNHPNKAGLEPETNMFYMNGSPVLKQAMRGMDDLIAGTMKYADFAKNEIDYLIPHQASIFGISGGARKVGIDMAKALMTLAECGNTAAASMPLTLDRFVRNGTIKRGDKLIFLGTAAGLSWGGLTIVY comes from the coding sequence ATGGCTTCTGGCAACGCTAAAATAATTGGCACGGGAAGCTATGTGCCTGAAATTGTCGTTGAGAGCGCGGAGTTAGAAAAGAAATACGGTTTAAGGCCGAATCAAATTGTGGAAATGACCGGCGTTAAAAGCCGGCATTTTGCGAACGCGGACCAGTCAAGTTCCGACCTCGCCCTGGAAGCGGCCAAACAGGCGATCGCCGCCGCTAAGATCGACCCCAAAGAGATCGACCTGATTATCTTCGGTTCCAGTATCGGCGACCAGGCAATCCCGACGACCGCTTCCCGGCTGCAAAAAAAACTCGGCCTTAAGAATACCGCCGCTTTTGACGTAAATTATACTTGCCTGAGCTTTTTACTGGCCATGGATATTGCCAAAAACTATATCAGCATCGGTAAGTACAAAAACATTTTGATCGCGGCGGCGGAATTAACGTCCAAAGTCATCAATTGGCGGGAGGGAGAGTCCCGCTTTCTGCTGGGTGACGGCGCGGGCAGCGTGGTCGTGAGCCGGGCGGACGAAGGCGACAAGTCGGCCATTAATTCCGCTTATTTTAAGACCGATTCGACCCATGATCATTTGATCCATATCGAAGGATATGGGAATCGCAATCATCCCAATAAGGCCGGCTTAGAACCGGAAACTAACATGTTTTACATGAACGGTTCGCCGGTCTTGAAGCAGGCGATGAGGGGAATGGACGATCTGATCGCCGGTACAATGAAATACGCCGATTTTGCCAAGAACGAGATCGATTATTTGATCCCTCATCAGGCAAGCATCTTCGGTATTTCGGGCGGAGCAAGAAAAGTCGGGATCGATATGGCGAAAGCCTTAATGACCTTGGCGGAGTGCGGGAATACCGCCGCCGCTTCCATGCCCTTAACGCTTGACCGGTTCGTCAGAAATGGTACGATCAAAAGAGGCGACAAGCTCATTTTTCTCGGTACGGCGGCAGGTTTGTCGTGGGGCGGGTTAACAATTGTTTACTAA
- a CDS encoding PAS domain S-box protein: MTFNPYSAVYLFSAVISFCLILLLWFRGTRSKEQLYFLAFCFSVFLWNGSAFLGVNSTSVNAAVLFAKLACLGIILIPASFSLFISTFLMKERNLYWKAQNNIFLGLTIIFAVLDLTTGLFVSGVVAKGHFAYFTVPGILFVPLTLIVYYSAILGNVWLVLDIRNHRGHKLQQIKFLLLAFGAGFIGGLLTIAAMFTGIPVTELSGLAVVPYVLITAYAILRYRLMDVSLILKKTTAYSLITTGITFVYVLVVLGFEYLFRFWFGYFSFWAALPAALIVTLTFMPLRRLLQAGTDRIFFQQVIEYQRIIREVTNRLASITDLETLFRMIDMTVAKILCVGGVAVLLHEEKRHCYVVEKINSLPKEFTGLQISEDDPLIVLLRTEKSAILIEELKNRLAGTRIDRPDREMAAAAILAMEKFKAAVAVPSFIKEDLTGVLLLGEKLSEETYNDDDLELLATMAAEAGIAIENAKLYRDIMETRDYLNSIIKGSDDAIFTIDLEGKVQTWNEAAERILGYPAAEVIGQQLPFVSREETAGWIAKIKAGENLKNLEVTRQNKAGRALCLLVTISPIKAGTDEVIGLSAIANDITERKRSEDKLREQMKELQEWHQVTVGREMKMIELEKEVDALLTELHRTPKYQ; this comes from the coding sequence ATGACATTTAACCCATATTCAGCGGTCTATTTGTTTTCGGCCGTTATCAGCTTTTGCTTGATCCTCCTGCTCTGGTTCAGGGGAACAAGAAGCAAAGAACAGCTCTACTTTTTGGCGTTTTGTTTTTCCGTATTTTTGTGGAATGGCAGCGCTTTCCTGGGGGTCAACTCTACTTCGGTAAATGCCGCGGTGCTGTTCGCCAAACTTGCCTGCCTGGGGATCATTCTGATCCCGGCCTCTTTTTCGCTTTTCATTTCCACTTTTCTAATGAAAGAGCGGAACTTGTATTGGAAGGCCCAGAACAATATTTTTCTCGGCTTAACTATAATATTTGCCGTACTGGACCTTACAACCGGATTATTTGTCAGCGGGGTTGTCGCTAAAGGCCATTTCGCGTATTTCACGGTGCCGGGCATTTTGTTCGTTCCTTTGACCTTGATCGTTTATTACTCGGCGATCTTGGGCAATGTTTGGCTTGTCCTTGATATTAGGAACCACCGGGGACATAAGCTGCAGCAGATCAAATTCCTGTTACTGGCTTTTGGCGCCGGTTTTATCGGCGGCTTATTAACGATTGCCGCGATGTTTACGGGCATCCCCGTCACTGAATTGTCCGGTCTGGCAGTGGTGCCTTACGTTTTGATCACCGCCTACGCCATTTTACGTTACCGCTTGATGGACGTCAGCCTGATCCTGAAAAAAACGACCGCTTACTCCCTGATCACGACGGGAATAACTTTCGTTTATGTTTTAGTAGTGCTGGGGTTCGAATATCTGTTCCGTTTCTGGTTCGGCTATTTTTCCTTTTGGGCGGCTTTACCGGCGGCCCTGATCGTGACGTTGACCTTTATGCCGCTGCGCCGGCTATTGCAGGCCGGGACGGACAGGATCTTCTTTCAGCAGGTCATTGAATACCAGCGCATAATCCGGGAAGTCACCAACCGGCTGGCGTCGATCACCGACCTGGAAACGCTTTTCCGGATGATCGACATGACCGTCGCGAAGATCCTTTGCGTCGGCGGGGTCGCCGTGCTGCTGCATGAAGAGAAAAGGCATTGTTATGTCGTCGAGAAGATCAATAGCCTGCCAAAAGAATTTACCGGGTTGCAGATCAGTGAAGATGACCCGCTGATCGTGTTGCTTCGGACGGAGAAGTCGGCGATCCTGATCGAAGAGCTGAAAAACCGTTTGGCTGGCACGAGGATCGATCGGCCGGACCGGGAGATGGCCGCGGCCGCGATCCTGGCAATGGAGAAATTCAAAGCGGCGGTGGCGGTCCCTTCATTCATCAAAGAAGACCTGACCGGCGTATTGTTGCTGGGCGAGAAGCTGTCGGAAGAAACGTACAACGACGACGACCTGGAGCTGCTGGCGACCATGGCGGCGGAGGCGGGGATCGCGATCGAGAACGCGAAATTGTACCGCGATATCATGGAGACCAGGGATTACCTGAACAGCATCATCAAAGGCTCGGACGACGCGATCTTTACCATTGACCTGGAAGGCAAGGTGCAGACCTGGAACGAAGCGGCGGAGCGGATCCTCGGTTACCCGGCCGCCGAAGTCATAGGACAACAGCTCCCTTTTGTCAGCCGGGAAGAAACGGCCGGCTGGATCGCCAAGATCAAGGCCGGCGAGAACCTCAAGAACCTGGAAGTGACCCGGCAGAACAAGGCCGGACGGGCGCTCTGCCTGCTGGTGACCATTTCCCCGATCAAGGCGGGGACCGACGAAGTGATCGGCCTGTCCGCGATCGCCAACGACATCACGGAGCGGAAACGGTCGGAGGATAAGCTGCGCGAACAGATGAAGGAATTGCAGGAGTGGCACCAGGTCACCGTCGGCCGGGAAATGAAAATGATCGAATTGGAGAAAGAGGTCGACGCCCTCCTGACCGAGCTGCACCGGACGCCTAAATACCAATGA
- a CDS encoding PAS domain-containing sensor histidine kinase: MKFENHDQEKIEAILRDAVLAAESPLVFMAVKKPDSPQYEIKFSLPLPIVKTSGQVFLPSVNPFVERVVDTQTAAFAENAAEGVKNIISVYDVETAARPVRVRAVGLCPVVINKEVQGLLFFAARENEPKILKIADAFAKQIAAGFEVRECQRIAHDANMKSQTLADASSDAFFTIDTQTSHVHVSQNLQELTGYSPGEFLQGLVNPEQYVVAEDLQKVRDFYRAAFSGKKTGVEFKMKRKDGNLIWFSIFSNPIFDSNGKLIAIQGVGRDVSENKKATWELEKAKEREQMKTEFMSVISHELRTPLTPIQGYTDMLLGEQIGKLTPEQRTAIDVIKKQSRRLLSLIDSVLDITRVEYGRPIEIKKEPVSLNAIVQEAVDGMDFQFQEKEIKPEIELSPEIDTLLADESKITRVTGNLLGNALKFTPKKGRAGIRITRIGGAAQVEVWDSGIGLERENIEKIFEKFFQVDSSYTRSAGGIGMGLAIVREIVEAHGGKVWAQSDGLGHGARFFFTLPLT, encoded by the coding sequence ATGAAATTCGAGAACCACGACCAGGAAAAGATCGAAGCGATCCTGCGGGACGCGGTGCTGGCGGCGGAGTCGCCGCTGGTCTTTATGGCGGTCAAGAAGCCCGATTCCCCCCAATACGAGATCAAGTTCTCCCTCCCTTTGCCGATCGTGAAAACGAGCGGCCAGGTGTTCCTGCCGTCCGTTAATCCGTTCGTCGAGCGCGTGGTCGATACCCAGACCGCGGCCTTTGCCGAGAACGCGGCGGAAGGGGTCAAGAACATCATCTCGGTCTATGACGTCGAAACCGCGGCCCGGCCGGTCCGGGTCAGGGCGGTCGGCCTTTGCCCGGTCGTGATCAATAAAGAAGTCCAGGGCTTGCTGTTCTTCGCCGCCCGGGAGAACGAGCCGAAGATCCTGAAGATCGCCGACGCGTTCGCCAAGCAGATCGCCGCCGGCTTTGAGGTCCGGGAATGCCAGCGGATCGCGCACGACGCGAACATGAAAAGCCAGACGCTGGCGGACGCCTCGTCCGACGCCTTTTTCACGATCGATACCCAGACCAGCCACGTCCACGTCAGCCAAAATCTCCAGGAACTGACCGGGTATTCGCCGGGCGAGTTCCTGCAGGGGCTGGTCAACCCGGAGCAGTACGTGGTGGCAGAAGACCTGCAAAAGGTCCGCGATTTTTACCGCGCCGCTTTTTCCGGCAAAAAGACCGGCGTCGAGTTCAAAATGAAACGCAAGGACGGGAACCTGATCTGGTTCTCGATCTTCTCCAACCCGATCTTCGATTCCAACGGCAAACTGATCGCCATCCAGGGAGTGGGGCGCGACGTTTCCGAGAACAAGAAAGCGACCTGGGAGCTGGAAAAGGCCAAGGAGCGGGAACAGATGAAGACCGAGTTCATGTCGGTCATTTCCCACGAACTGCGCACGCCGCTGACGCCGATCCAGGGCTATACGGACATGCTGCTCGGCGAGCAGATCGGCAAGCTGACGCCGGAGCAGCGGACCGCGATCGACGTTATCAAAAAACAGAGCCGGCGGCTGCTGAGCCTGATCGACAGCGTGCTCGATATCACGCGGGTGGAGTACGGCCGGCCGATCGAGATCAAAAAAGAGCCGGTCTCCCTCAACGCGATCGTGCAGGAAGCGGTGGACGGCATGGATTTCCAGTTCCAGGAAAAGGAGATCAAGCCGGAGATCGAATTATCGCCGGAGATCGACACTTTGCTGGCCGACGAATCGAAGATCACCCGGGTGACCGGCAACCTGCTGGGCAACGCGCTGAAGTTCACCCCCAAAAAAGGGCGGGCCGGCATCAGGATCACCAGGATCGGCGGCGCCGCCCAGGTCGAGGTCTGGGATTCCGGCATCGGGCTCGAACGCGAGAACATCGAGAAGATCTTCGAGAAATTCTTCCAGGTCGACAGTTCGTACACCCGCAGCGCCGGCGGGATCGGCATGGGCCTGGCGATCGTCCGCGAGATCGTGGAAGCGCACGGCGGCAAGGTCTGGGCGCAGTCCGATGGGCTGGGCCACGGCGCAAGATTTTTCTTTACTTTACCCCTTACATAA